The following coding sequences are from one Deltaproteobacteria bacterium window:
- a CDS encoding NDP-sugar synthase yields MPIQMDTYFKSRWTHKRGADGNIMFAILAAGYGKRMEPLTVHHLPKPMFPIGGSVPISEMWVRKAVECGVSEISMNLAVLGETIRNYYGRGARFGADIRFVEEHAPSGTLGGVCKQALGADAKRVLDREETIPFGAFQGSTIIVPSGDIVTNFSSDLIERMYDIHKRKGSAFTMLLTPIPWEQRAEFGTVELENPETMQGPISVSGRIRKFIEKDPNSPSNLNNASVYMIEMDLLRMLDPLRTEASVAIEAPFYDFGKHVFSAMLGELDYVRLPKDAVLWGIQYDGLWFDVGRKQDYLEVNRICMDGGVDIVLPYERFPWGYLGNNASVDFSEVNIVPPVIIGHDCVIEDKAVLGPHAVIGDGWTVESGARITNSVLWKTYAFTKDEGSLIPREERKALVPNVVKRGTVMDESIVVGGSIEEDILGKTVDVLEDGRLEMRSIDWVPGGPRI; encoded by the coding sequence ATGCCTATTCAAATGGACACGTATTTCAAGAGCCGCTGGACGCACAAGCGTGGAGCCGACGGCAACATCATGTTCGCCATTTTGGCTGCGGGGTATGGAAAACGCATGGAACCTCTGACCGTTCACCACTTGCCCAAACCCATGTTTCCCATCGGCGGAAGCGTGCCCATATCCGAAATGTGGGTTCGAAAGGCCGTTGAATGCGGAGTTTCGGAAATCTCCATGAACTTGGCGGTCCTGGGCGAAACGATCCGGAACTATTACGGCCGGGGCGCGCGTTTTGGAGCGGATATCCGTTTCGTGGAAGAACACGCTCCGTCCGGCACACTGGGAGGGGTCTGCAAACAGGCGCTGGGGGCCGATGCGAAACGGGTTTTGGATCGGGAGGAGACGATACCGTTCGGCGCTTTTCAGGGATCCACCATCATCGTTCCGAGCGGCGACATAGTGACCAACTTCAGTTCCGATCTGATCGAGCGGATGTACGATATTCACAAACGGAAAGGATCGGCTTTCACCATGCTCCTGACCCCCATACCCTGGGAGCAAAGAGCTGAATTCGGCACCGTGGAACTGGAGAATCCCGAGACGATGCAGGGTCCCATATCCGTATCGGGTCGGATCCGTAAGTTCATAGAAAAGGATCCCAACTCGCCCAGTAATCTGAACAACGCGTCGGTGTACATGATCGAAATGGACCTGCTGCGAATGCTCGATCCATTGCGCACGGAAGCAAGCGTCGCCATCGAGGCGCCTTTCTATGATTTCGGTAAACACGTGTTTTCGGCCATGCTGGGCGAACTGGATTATGTCCGCCTGCCCAAGGATGCGGTTCTCTGGGGAATACAGTACGACGGCCTGTGGTTCGACGTGGGCCGGAAACAGGATTATCTGGAGGTCAACAGGATCTGCATGGATGGGGGAGTGGACATTGTTTTGCCCTACGAACGCTTTCCGTGGGGGTATCTGGGAAACAACGCGTCAGTGGATTTCTCCGAAGTGAATATCGTTCCTCCCGTCATTATCGGCCACGACTGCGTCATTGAAGACAAGGCTGTTCTGGGACCCCACGCGGTGATTGGTGACGGGTGGACCGTTGAAAGCGGGGCGCGCATCACCAACTCGGTCCTATGGAAAACCTATGCATTCACCAAGGACGAGGGATCGCTGATTCCGCGTGAAGAGCGGAAAGCCCTTGTTCCGAACGTAGTAAAACGAGGAACGGTTATGGATGAATCGATTGTTGTGGGTGGAAGTATCGAGGAAGACATCCTCGGAAAAACGGTGGACGTGCTGGAGGACGGCCGTCTCGAAATGCGCTCCATCGATTGGGTCCCGGGTGGGCCGAGAATTTAG
- a CDS encoding 2-oxoacid:acceptor oxidoreductase family protein gives MNRNYVLAGVGGQGILFITRILHDAVLKEGHHVLVSETHGMAQRGGSVVSHVRVGSMQSPLVRAGTADGLLVFEADELPNTVSFLKPGGAAVVNGPDSARMPFQLSEYLKQLPAELHVLDASRIALETGAPLTANMILLGFSIERLAFPFSYEAVEDTVRNLSREPYREQNLKALASGYEAGSLGEKR, from the coding sequence ATGAATCGGAATTACGTGCTGGCAGGGGTGGGCGGTCAAGGCATCCTGTTCATCACCCGCATACTGCACGACGCGGTCTTGAAGGAAGGCCATCATGTGCTGGTCAGTGAGACTCATGGCATGGCCCAGCGAGGAGGGTCCGTGGTCAGCCACGTGCGTGTGGGATCCATGCAGTCGCCGCTGGTTCGGGCGGGCACGGCCGACGGACTCCTTGTGTTCGAGGCCGACGAATTGCCGAATACCGTGTCTTTCCTGAAACCCGGCGGAGCAGCGGTGGTGAACGGACCGGATTCGGCGCGCATGCCTTTTCAATTGTCCGAATACCTGAAACAGCTTCCCGCCGAGCTGCATGTGCTGGATGCAAGCCGTATCGCTCTGGAAACCGGCGCGCCATTGACGGCCAACATGATCCTGCTGGGATTTTCCATCGAACGGCTTGCCTTTCCGTTTTCCTACGAGGCCGTCGAGGATACGGTAAGGAATCTGAGCAGGGAACCGTACAGGGAGCAGAATCTGAAAGCGCTTGCTTCGGGTTATGAAGCCGGGTCTTTGGGAGAGAAGCGGTAA
- a CDS encoding 4Fe-4S binding protein, whose translation MPNVESPGRRVMLGNEAMARGLLEAGCQVLCSYPGTPSSEILPAFVQLKREHDIDAYAEWSVNEKVAFDNAYAAALTGKRAACCMKQVGLNVACDSLMSAAYLGCVGGFVVISCDDPGPHSSQTEQDTRLMSLFAKAPAFDPSTPEEAIRMIARAFELSEAKRLPVIVRPAIRVCHAKQDIVQTRLASQPRKADFQKDPRRWAATPKFRYVLHEELNRKLAQIVSEPKWADGFNVQPIPDGEHRRAGIIAGGVPFVAVRDILDDAGVGSVPVMKVGMPNPYPRALLSDFCERCDKVLVVEETGAFLELILESKPGVCGRNTGHIPQEGELVPELLYGILSRFLDEALGQPLPRAMDPSLEKLLEEVKPAPRRPTLCPGCPHRAAFFAIRRRFPKAVFTSDIGCYTLGLNLGAVDTVLDMGAGVTMASGFYQAYHQDGNDRPIVATIGDSTFYHSGTAGLMNAVYNRARMLLVILDNKITAMTGMQPTPGLGIRADGGVGGRIPLERVVRGCGVDTVLTHDPYDVPGFSAALAQAEEAVEREGVAVLISEHPCIIAYRDQLESKRMNITDACDGCLLCVKRFECPAFEPIPGEKKVRIRETLCVGCGVCVHICPTGAIEAA comes from the coding sequence ATGCCAAACGTAGAATCGCCGGGACGACGTGTGATGCTGGGCAACGAGGCCATGGCGCGTGGCTTGCTCGAGGCCGGATGCCAGGTGCTCTGTTCCTATCCCGGTACGCCCAGTTCGGAAATATTGCCCGCGTTCGTTCAGCTGAAACGCGAACATGACATAGACGCCTACGCAGAGTGGTCGGTAAACGAAAAGGTGGCTTTCGACAATGCGTACGCAGCGGCGCTGACCGGCAAACGGGCCGCCTGCTGCATGAAGCAGGTGGGACTGAACGTGGCTTGCGACTCCCTCATGAGCGCGGCTTACCTGGGTTGTGTGGGCGGGTTTGTGGTCATTTCCTGCGACGACCCGGGACCCCACTCGTCTCAGACGGAGCAGGACACCCGATTGATGTCGTTATTCGCCAAGGCGCCGGCGTTCGATCCTTCCACGCCGGAAGAGGCCATTCGCATGATTGCCCGTGCATTCGAGCTGTCCGAAGCAAAGCGGTTGCCCGTGATCGTCCGTCCGGCCATTCGCGTGTGCCACGCAAAACAAGACATCGTCCAGACTCGCCTGGCGTCGCAACCCAGAAAGGCAGATTTCCAAAAGGACCCGAGACGTTGGGCCGCGACTCCCAAGTTCCGGTATGTCCTGCATGAAGAGCTTAACCGGAAGCTGGCTCAGATCGTAAGTGAACCGAAGTGGGCCGACGGTTTTAACGTACAGCCCATTCCCGATGGAGAGCACCGACGGGCGGGCATTATCGCGGGCGGCGTCCCCTTTGTCGCGGTTCGGGACATTCTGGATGATGCGGGCGTCGGATCCGTTCCCGTGATGAAGGTGGGCATGCCGAATCCTTATCCCCGCGCCTTGCTAAGCGATTTCTGCGAGCGTTGCGACAAGGTTCTGGTCGTGGAAGAAACAGGCGCCTTTTTGGAACTTATCCTGGAAAGCAAGCCGGGTGTGTGCGGCAGGAACACGGGACACATTCCTCAAGAAGGCGAATTGGTCCCTGAATTGTTGTACGGCATTCTTTCGAGGTTTCTGGACGAGGCCCTGGGCCAACCTCTGCCTCGGGCCATGGACCCGTCCCTTGAAAAATTGCTCGAAGAGGTCAAGCCCGCGCCCCGGCGACCCACCTTGTGTCCGGGATGTCCCCATAGGGCGGCGTTCTTTGCCATACGCAGGCGATTTCCCAAGGCGGTCTTCACCTCCGATATCGGGTGCTACACCTTGGGGCTCAATCTTGGCGCCGTGGACACGGTTCTGGACATGGGGGCCGGAGTGACCATGGCGAGCGGATTCTATCAGGCGTACCATCAGGATGGAAACGATCGTCCGATAGTGGCTACCATCGGGGATTCAACGTTTTACCACTCAGGTACGGCCGGACTGATGAACGCCGTATACAACCGGGCGCGGATGCTGCTGGTCATCCTGGACAACAAGATCACCGCCATGACCGGCATGCAGCCCACACCGGGCCTGGGGATCCGGGCCGACGGCGGCGTGGGAGGACGCATCCCGCTGGAACGAGTGGTTCGCGGTTGCGGTGTGGACACGGTGCTTACCCACGATCCTTACGATGTACCAGGGTTTTCGGCCGCCCTGGCGCAAGCGGAAGAAGCTGTCGAGCGGGAAGGGGTCGCCGTGCTGATTTCAGAGCATCCCTGCATTATCGCGTATCGGGATCAGCTCGAGTCCAAACGGATGAACATCACGGATGCGTGTGATGGCTGTCTCCTGTGTGTGAAGCGGTTCGAATGTCCGGCCTTCGAGCCCATACCCGGCGAGAAGAAAGTTCGGATCCGGGAAACGCTGTGCGTGGGCTGCGGCGTATGCGTCCACATCTGTCCCACGGGAGCCATTGAAGCGGCTTGA
- a CDS encoding homocysteine biosynthesis protein produces MIRSIEEINQKIREGRVVVYTAEEIIDVVREKGVSAAAREVDVVTTGTFSPMCSSGAYFNIKQPKIKIKMGGGTAYLDRVPAYAGFAAADIYLGATALPDQAPRNARHPGEFPFGGAHVIEALVSGKKVTLTASAYGTDCYPALERDEEIGFEDMNEAVLFNPRNCYQNYNVAVNLSDKTIYTYMGVLRPNLGNANYCSAGQLSPLLNDPLYRTIGIGTRIFLGGGKGYVVWPGTQHNPNVPRTETGAPKKPSGTLAVMGDLKKMSPAWLRALSFVGYGVTLSVGIGIPIPILDEEVMKHVSVTDAELWAPVVDYSRDYPYGEGGGPLAEVTYAQLKSGRIELMGKQVPTGAFSSILKAREIAGILKDWIRKGNFELTSKVASLPGVKGGEAL; encoded by the coding sequence ATGATTCGTAGCATAGAAGAAATCAATCAAAAAATTCGCGAGGGCCGTGTCGTCGTGTACACGGCCGAAGAAATCATTGACGTGGTACGGGAGAAAGGCGTCTCCGCAGCCGCCAGGGAAGTGGACGTGGTCACCACGGGTACGTTCAGTCCCATGTGCTCCAGCGGCGCCTATTTTAATATCAAGCAGCCCAAGATCAAGATAAAGATGGGCGGGGGAACCGCGTATCTGGACAGAGTTCCCGCCTACGCCGGATTTGCGGCCGCGGATATTTACCTCGGCGCCACCGCCCTACCGGATCAAGCACCTCGCAATGCCCGGCATCCCGGTGAATTTCCGTTCGGCGGGGCGCACGTGATCGAGGCCCTGGTTTCCGGCAAGAAAGTCACCCTTACCGCAAGCGCCTACGGAACGGACTGCTATCCGGCCCTGGAACGCGACGAGGAGATCGGATTCGAAGACATGAACGAAGCGGTTCTCTTCAACCCGCGCAACTGTTATCAGAATTACAACGTGGCCGTAAATCTGTCCGACAAGACCATCTATACGTACATGGGCGTGCTGAGGCCGAATCTCGGAAACGCCAACTACTGCAGCGCGGGACAGCTTTCCCCCCTGCTGAACGATCCGCTCTACCGGACCATCGGCATCGGGACTCGCATCTTCCTTGGCGGCGGCAAAGGCTATGTGGTGTGGCCCGGCACCCAGCACAATCCCAATGTGCCCCGCACGGAGACAGGCGCGCCGAAGAAGCCGTCAGGAACCCTGGCGGTCATGGGAGACCTCAAAAAGATGAGTCCCGCCTGGCTGCGGGCGCTCAGCTTCGTCGGGTATGGGGTAACCCTGTCGGTAGGCATCGGAATTCCCATACCGATTCTGGACGAGGAAGTGATGAAGCACGTTTCCGTCACGGATGCGGAACTGTGGGCGCCGGTGGTGGATTACAGCCGTGACTACCCTTACGGAGAAGGAGGAGGTCCGCTGGCTGAAGTCACCTACGCCCAGCTCAAAAGCGGGCGTATCGAACTCATGGGCAAACAGGTTCCCACCGGAGCGTTCTCCTCTATTTTAAAAGCACGGGAAATCGCCGGGATACTCAAGGATTGGATTCGGAAAGGTAACTTCGAACTGACCTCGAAAGTAGCGTCGCTGCCGGGCGTGAAGGGAGGTGAGGCCCTATGA
- a CDS encoding 4Fe-4S binding protein: MITRKVTLRFPPEAVEEPVTYRLVKDYGLMVNILRASIHPGKKGRLALSITGDQADLDTALAYVQTLGIEVEPMAEDIRRIEERCTSCTACIPACPTHALDVDRVTWQVSLDKDKCVLCGSCIPVCAYKAMEITYDGS; the protein is encoded by the coding sequence ATGATTACTCGAAAAGTAACGCTGCGGTTTCCTCCGGAGGCGGTGGAAGAACCCGTGACCTATCGCCTGGTGAAAGATTACGGGCTCATGGTGAACATTCTGCGTGCATCGATCCATCCCGGAAAGAAAGGCCGTCTCGCCTTGAGTATCACCGGGGACCAGGCGGACCTGGACACGGCCTTGGCCTATGTCCAGACCCTCGGCATCGAAGTGGAACCCATGGCCGAGGATATTCGCCGCATCGAGGAACGCTGCACCAGTTGCACGGCCTGTATTCCGGCCTGCCCCACCCATGCCCTGGACGTGGATCGAGTCACCTGGCAGGTGTCCTTGGATAAAGATAAATGCGTCCTCTGCGGGTCGTGTATCCCCGTGTGCGCCTACAAAGCCATGGAAATAACCTATGACGGATCCTGA
- the ltrA gene encoding group II intron reverse transcriptase/maturase — protein MGARRQQTGPQRQLELFAEPLSRGPGATGEGGTGPGAHGEQRVPTALSEGRALAQNLMERICRPANLNKAYQRVKANKGSPGVDGLCVHELGDWLRTNKDELIASLMDGSYKPQPIKRVDIPKPGGGMRQLGIPTTVDRVIQQAILQVLTPILDPTFSESSYGFRPGRGAHDALTQASRYVEQGRTIVVDCDLEKFFDRVNHDILMSRLARRIGDKRLLRIIRRFLTAGIMTNGVCVTRYEGTPQGGPLSPILANLLLDDLDKELERRGHCFCRYADDCNIYVQSPAAGERVMESITRFLETRLKLRVNRIKSAVAHVSERKFLGYRLHAEGRLVIAPQSMKRAKARIRELTRRNRSMPFDECIRKLNEFLTGWVTYFQLAIHRKQFRNLDAWIRRKLRCFRLKQCKRAFAIAKFLMERGVPEWSSWIMALSGKGWWRKSLTPQACHAMTNDWFDKQGLVNLNTRYLKLTSNGNRRGTEQVCPVV, from the coding sequence ATGGGAGCGAGGAGGCAGCAAACAGGGCCGCAGCGGCAGCTCGAACTTTTTGCAGAGCCGCTGTCCCGAGGCCCCGGCGCAACCGGCGAAGGCGGAACCGGACCTGGCGCGCACGGGGAGCAGCGAGTTCCCACGGCATTGAGCGAAGGACGAGCCTTGGCGCAGAACCTTATGGAGAGGATTTGCCGCCCGGCAAACCTCAACAAGGCCTACCAGCGCGTCAAAGCCAACAAAGGGTCGCCGGGCGTGGACGGGTTGTGCGTCCATGAGCTGGGGGACTGGCTAAGGACGAACAAGGACGAGCTGATCGCCTCGCTCATGGACGGCAGTTACAAGCCGCAACCCATAAAGCGGGTTGACATCCCCAAACCTGGCGGGGGAATGCGGCAATTGGGCATTCCGACTACGGTGGACCGGGTGATCCAGCAGGCGATCCTGCAAGTGTTGACACCAATCCTTGATCCCACCTTTTCCGAATCCAGTTACGGATTCCGTCCTGGAAGGGGAGCACATGACGCCCTGACGCAGGCAAGCCGGTATGTGGAACAGGGCCGCACCATAGTCGTGGATTGCGATCTGGAGAAGTTCTTCGACCGTGTCAACCACGACATCCTGATGTCGAGGCTCGCCCGCCGCATCGGCGACAAACGTCTGCTAAGGATTATCCGGCGGTTTTTGACTGCGGGAATAATGACAAATGGGGTATGTGTGACCCGGTACGAAGGGACGCCGCAGGGGGGGCCATTATCGCCGATATTGGCGAATCTCCTGCTCGATGACCTGGACAAGGAACTTGAGAGGAGGGGACACTGCTTCTGCCGCTATGCTGACGACTGCAACATCTACGTCCAAAGCCCGGCGGCGGGAGAGCGGGTTATGGAATCCATCACACGGTTCTTGGAGACGCGACTTAAGCTGCGGGTGAACCGGATAAAAAGTGCGGTGGCCCACGTGTCGGAACGCAAGTTTCTCGGCTACCGACTCCATGCAGAAGGGCGGCTTGTGATTGCCCCCCAAAGCATGAAGCGGGCCAAGGCACGGATACGCGAACTGACGCGGAGAAACCGGTCCATGCCGTTTGATGAGTGCATCAGGAAGCTTAACGAGTTCCTGACCGGCTGGGTGACCTACTTCCAACTGGCAATCCACCGGAAGCAGTTTAGGAACCTGGATGCGTGGATAAGGCGCAAACTGCGTTGCTTCAGATTGAAACAATGCAAACGAGCCTTCGCCATTGCAAAATTCCTGATGGAGCGCGGAGTGCCGGAGTGGAGCTCCTGGATAATGGCGCTGTCCGGCAAAGGTTGGTGGCGCAAGTCTCTGACGCCACAGGCGTGCCACGCCATGACCAACGACTGGTTCGACAAGCAGGGGCTCGTCAACCTGAACACAAGGTATCTGAAGCTTACATCTAACGGAAACCGCCGTGGTACCGAGCAGGTATGCCCGGTGGTGTGA
- a CDS encoding nitroreductase family protein, translating into MSLFSVDEAKCKRDGICVAECPMRIIELKDAESTPSPSSDAEELCINCGHCVAVCPHGALSLTTMPVEACPPVRKEWLLDEEQAEHFLRYRRSIRIYKNEPVDRSVIQRLIDVARFAPSGHNAQPVRWLVIYDSREVQRLAGLCIDWMRFVIKEQPAFAKMLHMDRVVGRWEEGFDPICRSAPHVIVAHAEKQNRAAPVACTIALTYLELAVPSFGLGACWAGFLNAAAMLWPPMQEALALPEGHSSMGAMMIGFPKFKYHRLPQRNEARITWR; encoded by the coding sequence ATGAGCCTGTTCAGCGTCGACGAAGCGAAATGCAAAAGGGATGGAATATGCGTCGCCGAGTGCCCCATGCGCATCATCGAACTCAAGGACGCGGAATCGACCCCAAGCCCCAGCAGCGATGCCGAGGAACTGTGTATTAACTGCGGGCATTGCGTGGCGGTGTGTCCCCATGGCGCGCTTTCCCTGACGACCATGCCCGTCGAAGCATGTCCACCGGTTAGAAAGGAATGGCTTCTCGACGAGGAGCAGGCCGAGCATTTCCTGCGCTACCGGCGATCCATCCGCATATACAAAAATGAGCCCGTGGACCGCAGCGTGATTCAGAGACTGATCGACGTGGCCAGGTTCGCTCCGTCAGGCCACAACGCACAACCCGTGCGCTGGCTGGTCATCTATGACAGCCGGGAAGTCCAACGCCTCGCGGGGCTCTGTATCGATTGGATGCGGTTCGTGATAAAGGAACAACCGGCTTTCGCCAAAATGCTCCACATGGATCGGGTGGTGGGGCGTTGGGAGGAAGGATTCGACCCGATTTGCCGTAGCGCGCCGCATGTGATTGTGGCGCATGCCGAAAAGCAGAACCGGGCCGCTCCGGTAGCCTGCACCATTGCCCTGACCTATCTCGAGCTGGCCGTTCCCTCGTTCGGACTTGGAGCATGCTGGGCCGGTTTTCTGAATGCCGCCGCCATGTTATGGCCGCCTATGCAGGAAGCGCTGGCCCTGCCGGAAGGACACTCGAGCATGGGCGCCATGATGATCGGGTTTCCCAAGTTCAAATATCACCGGCTTCCGCAGCGAAACGAGGCCCGGATCACATGGCGGTGA
- a CDS encoding transglycosylase SLT domain-containing protein, which produces MRRTGLRLVCFLVLAWLLSGHPAGADTVVLPITVEYNAMRTILVHQMFTLPNERAMVLDDGKGCNYIELAEPQLGPEGRYLRIAAKIRARAGLAVFSECRGPEAWEGNIELIERVWLDPANWLLRFQTVDSRVYNPNGERTEISRLLWELIKKHVHAYLDRTTIDLAPPVAELKSFLPMMVQPASRGRLNRWLESLRPGDFTVSPEAVSAEIVMDVGPMPPAGPKAAEAPLNAEELKRFVQAWETWDAFLAYEIRSLGGHALTEDDKQALLDILLETRYRFVDELGGGNPHRDLVREQFVSVWRRLSPILRKYLNRGDATHLLGYLSFFSAADALAALDRLGPALDIEISRRGLRRLARLISAEGWSPSLEYYYGVDVGLRDLLGFDPISDEKAPVVPEEEEGDEDLEMLPEEDRDSRRPFNWLGGVAWAAEGDSKVDLQELRRWLVPEDNLAPFLKRLRALMRKATEKTLEKGRLNSKHHSLFKKIVPATAWQESCWRQFIVKDGKILYLMSYNNTSVGIMQVNERVWRGIFSRHNLRWNIWYNAQAGCQILEHYFLEYLIGEGRTKENLDPDTMARALYAMYNGGPAQLNKFLNRHKRKKYYLSDKLFWEKYTWVKAQAWDRSYECLK; this is translated from the coding sequence ATGCGTCGAACCGGTCTCCGTTTGGTATGCTTTCTTGTCCTAGCGTGGCTTTTGTCCGGCCATCCGGCCGGGGCCGACACGGTGGTCCTGCCGATTACGGTTGAATACAACGCCATGCGCACGATTCTCGTGCATCAGATGTTCACGCTCCCCAACGAACGCGCTATGGTTTTGGACGACGGCAAAGGGTGTAATTACATCGAGCTCGCGGAACCTCAGCTCGGCCCCGAAGGGCGTTATCTCCGCATTGCGGCCAAGATACGCGCCCGAGCGGGGCTAGCGGTTTTCTCCGAATGTCGCGGCCCGGAAGCGTGGGAAGGTAACATCGAGTTGATCGAGCGGGTTTGGCTCGACCCGGCCAATTGGCTGCTTCGTTTCCAAACGGTGGACTCTCGTGTGTATAATCCGAATGGGGAGCGGACGGAGATCAGCCGTTTGCTCTGGGAGCTGATAAAAAAGCATGTTCACGCATACCTCGACAGGACCACTATAGATCTGGCCCCTCCGGTGGCAGAATTGAAAAGCTTTCTTCCGATGATGGTGCAACCCGCCTCCAGAGGACGATTGAACCGGTGGCTGGAAAGTCTTCGCCCCGGCGATTTTACCGTTTCTCCCGAGGCGGTCTCGGCGGAAATCGTTATGGATGTGGGACCGATGCCTCCGGCAGGACCCAAGGCCGCGGAGGCGCCCCTGAACGCTGAAGAACTGAAACGGTTCGTTCAGGCCTGGGAGACCTGGGATGCCTTCCTGGCATACGAAATCCGGTCACTGGGCGGTCATGCCTTAACGGAAGACGACAAACAGGCGCTTCTGGACATCCTTCTGGAAACCAGGTATCGATTCGTCGACGAACTGGGCGGCGGAAATCCTCATCGAGACCTCGTCCGGGAACAGTTCGTGTCCGTTTGGCGGAGGCTGTCTCCGATTCTCAGGAAGTATCTGAACCGGGGAGACGCCACTCACCTCTTGGGGTATTTGAGCTTTTTTTCGGCGGCGGATGCCTTGGCCGCTCTGGACAGACTGGGCCCTGCACTCGACATCGAAATCAGCCGCCGCGGATTGAGGAGACTGGCGAGACTCATCAGCGCCGAAGGATGGTCACCGAGCCTTGAATACTATTACGGCGTGGACGTCGGACTCAGGGACCTGCTGGGATTCGACCCTATCTCGGACGAGAAGGCGCCTGTAGTTCCGGAAGAGGAGGAGGGCGACGAGGATTTGGAGATGTTGCCGGAGGAAGATCGCGATAGCCGCCGGCCCTTTAATTGGCTTGGCGGCGTTGCGTGGGCGGCCGAGGGCGATTCCAAAGTCGACCTTCAAGAGCTGAGACGCTGGCTTGTTCCCGAGGACAACCTGGCTCCGTTTCTCAAGCGCTTACGCGCCCTCATGCGGAAAGCGACCGAGAAGACCCTGGAAAAAGGTCGGCTGAACAGCAAGCACCATTCTCTGTTCAAAAAGATCGTGCCTGCGACAGCGTGGCAGGAAAGCTGCTGGAGGCAGTTCATTGTCAAGGATGGGAAGATACTGTATCTCATGTCGTACAACAACACGTCCGTAGGCATTATGCAAGTAAACGAGCGCGTCTGGAGAGGCATCTTCAGCCGCCACAATCTGCGATGGAACATCTGGTACAACGCCCAGGCCGGGTGTCAAATTCTGGAGCACTATTTTCTCGAATACCTGATAGGAGAGGGCCGAACCAAGGAGAATCTGGATCCGGACACCATGGCGCGCGCTCTCTACGCCATGTATAACGGCGGTCCCGCGCAACTGAACAAGTTTCTGAATCGTCACAAGCGAAAAAAATACTACTTGAGCGACAAATTGTTTTGGGAGAAATACACGTGGGTCAAGGCTCAGGCATGGGATCGGTCCTATGAATGCCTGAAGTAA
- a CDS encoding MBL fold metallo-hydrolase, with product MIIEQIPVGAMDVFCYLLGCERQRKAMYIDPAGDTDLLLERLKVHNLTLEYIVNTHGHPDHTCGNADLRKATGAKIAIHERDASMASNVDVKLRDGDRIQIGSLNVGVLHTPGHTRGGICLYVGGHLFTGDTLFVGAVGRTDLRGGDFGSLLMSIKDKLLPLPPETVVWPGHDYGDRPSSTLAHECDTNPYISDFILQA from the coding sequence ATGATTATCGAGCAGATTCCGGTAGGAGCGATGGACGTGTTCTGTTACCTACTGGGTTGCGAGCGGCAGAGGAAAGCGATGTACATCGATCCCGCCGGAGACACGGATCTTCTGTTGGAACGTCTCAAAGTCCATAATTTGACCCTCGAATACATCGTAAACACACACGGACATCCGGATCATACCTGCGGGAACGCGGATCTCCGCAAAGCGACGGGTGCAAAGATCGCGATCCACGAACGGGACGCCTCCATGGCGTCTAACGTCGATGTGAAGCTGCGAGACGGCGACCGGATTCAGATAGGTTCCCTGAACGTGGGGGTCCTACACACCCCCGGCCACACCCGAGGCGGGATCTGCCTTTACGTTGGAGGACATCTGTTCACCGGCGACACGTTGTTTGTGGGCGCTGTCGGCAGGACGGACCTTCGTGGAGGCGATTTCGGCAGTTTGCTGATGTCCATCAAAGACAAACTGCTCCCGCTTCCTCCTGAGACGGTGGTATGGCCGGGCCACGATTATGGAGACCGTCCCAGTTCCACGTTGGCCCACGAATGCGACACCAATCCTTACATCTCCGACTTCATTCTTCAGGCCTGA
- a CDS encoding TetR/AcrR family transcriptional regulator, translated as MKQTRDPERTRSRILESALQEIHRKGYKAASLSDILAETGLTRGALYHHFANKRAVGFAALEWVKEHVAETWLRPLEGCTDPITRFREVMRDLGGRLQEEDIELGCPLNNLALEMSPIDEEFRTRVVEIYDLWRKGVADALRLGQSNGTVNRAVDPLSTATFIVAALSGCRGLAKAARSSELLLSCADNLVRYLETLRA; from the coding sequence ATGAAACAAACACGAGATCCCGAGCGCACACGAAGCCGCATTCTGGAATCCGCATTACAGGAAATCCACCGGAAGGGATACAAGGCTGCGAGCCTGTCGGACATCCTGGCCGAAACGGGCCTGACGCGAGGAGCCTTGTACCACCACTTCGCCAACAAGCGGGCCGTGGGGTTCGCGGCGCTGGAGTGGGTTAAGGAACATGTCGCCGAAACATGGCTGCGCCCGCTGGAAGGATGCACGGATCCCATCACCCGGTTCCGGGAAGTGATGCGTGACCTTGGAGGCCGCTTGCAGGAAGAAGACATTGAACTGGGATGCCCTCTGAACAACCTCGCCCTGGAAATGTCCCCCATTGACGAAGAATTTCGCACCCGGGTGGTGGAAATTTACGATCTCTGGCGGAAAGGAGTGGCGGATGCGCTGCGTCTGGGCCAGTCCAACGGTACGGTGAACCGGGCGGTAGATCCGCTGAGCACGGCCACGTTCATCGTGGCGGCCTTGTCCGGATGCCGGGGCCTGGCCAAGGCGGCCCGGAGTTCGGAGCTTCTGCTATCCTGCGCGGACAACCTGGTTCGTTATTTGGAGACCCTGCGGGCGTGA